The following are from one region of the Vulpes vulpes isolate BD-2025 chromosome 14, VulVul3, whole genome shotgun sequence genome:
- the PCDH7 gene encoding protocadherin-7 isoform X7 — protein MLRMRTAGWARGWCLGCCLLVPLSLSLAAAKQLLRYRLAEEGPADVRIGNVASDLGIVTGSGEVTFSLESGSEYLKIDNLTGELSTSERRIDREKLPQCQMIFDENECFLDFEVSVIGPSQSWVDLFEGRVIVLDINDNTPTFPSPVLTLTVEENRPVGTLYLLPTATDRDFGRNGIERYELLQEPGGGGGGGEGRRAGAADSAPYPGGGGNGASGGGGGPGGSRRRADAPEGGGPNPNANPNANANASPSAGAGGRSSVFELQVADTPDGEKQPQLIVKGALDREQRDSYELTLRVRDGGDPPRSSQAILRVLITDVNDNSPRFEKSVYEADLAENSAPGTPILQLRAADLDVGVNGQIEYVFGAATESVRRLLRLDETSGWLSVLHRIDREEVNQLRFTVMARDRGQPPKTDKATVVLNIKDENDNVPSIEIRKIGRIPLKDGVASVAEDVLVDTPIALVQVSDRDQGENGVVTCTVVGDVPFQLKPASDTEGDQNKKKYFLHTSAPLDYETTREFNVVIVAVDSGSPSLSSNNSLVVKVGDTNDNPPVFGQSVVEVYFPENNVPGERVATVLATDADSGKNAELAYSLDSAVVGTFAIDPDSGDILVNTVLDREQTDRYEFKVNAKDKGIPVLQGSTTVIVQVADRNDNDPKFMQDVFTFYVKENLQPNSPVGMVTVMDADKGRNAEMSLYIEENSNIFSIENDTGTIYSTMSFDREHQTTYTFRVKAVDGGDPPRSATATVSLFVMDENDNAPTVTLPRNISYTLLPPSSNVRTVVATVLATDSDDGINADLNYSIVGGNPFKLFEIDSTSGVVSLVGKLTQKHYGLHRLVVQVNDSGQPSQSTTTLVHVFVNESVSNATVIDSQIARSLHTPLTQDIAGDPSYEISKQRLSIVIGVVAGIMTVILIILIVVMARYCRSKNKNGYEAGKKDHEDFFTPQQHDKSKKPKKDKKNKKSKQPLYSSIVTVEASKPNGQRYDSVNEKLSDSPSMGRYRSVNGGPGSPDLARHYKSSSPLPTVQLHPQSPTAGKKHQAVQDLPPANTFVGAGDNISIGSDHCSEYSCQTNNKYSKQVDTVQTTNPPWPH, from the coding sequence aTGCTGAGGATGCGGACCGCGGGGTGGGCGCGCGGCTGGTGCCTGGGGTGCTGCCTCCTCGTGCCGCTGTCGCTCAGCCTGGCGGCCGCCAAGCAACTCCTCCGGTACCGCCTGGCCGAGGAGGGCCCGGCGGACGTCCGCATCGGCAACGTCGCCTCGGACCTGGGCATCGTGACGGGCTCGGGCGAGGTGACTTTCAGCCTCGAGTCGGGCTCCGAGTACCTGAAGATCGACAACCTCACGGGCGAGCTGAGCACCAGCGAGCGGCGCATCGACCGCGAGAAGCTGCCCCAGTGTCAGATGATCTTCGACGAGAACGAGTGCTTCCTGGACTTCGAGGTGTCGGTGATCGGGCCCTCGCAGAGCTGGGTGGACCTGTTCGAGGGCCGGGTCATCGTGCTCGACATCAACGACAACACGCCCACCTTCCCGTCGCCCGTGCTCACGCTCACGGTGGAGGAGAACCGGCCGGTGGGCACGCTCTACCTGCTCCCCACCGCCACCGACCGCGACTTCGGCCGCAACGGCATCGAGCGCTACGAGCTGCTCCAGGagcccgggggcggcggcggcggcggcgagggccGGCGAGCCGGGGCTGCCGACAGCGCCCCCTACCCCGGGGGCGGCGGGAACGGcgcgagcggcggcggcggcggccccgggggctcCAGGAGGCGCGCGGACGCCCCGGAGGGCGGCGGCCCCAACCCCAACGCCAACCCCAACGCCAACGCCAACGCCAGCCCCAGCGCCGGCGCCGGCGGCCGCAGCAGCGTGTTCGAGCTGCAGGTGGCCGACACCCCGGATGGCGAGAAGCAGCCGCAGCTGATCGTGAAGGGGGCGCTGGACCGCGAGCAGCGCGACTCCTACGAGCTGACCCTGCGGGTGCGGGACGGCGGCGACCCGCCGCGCTCCTCCCAGGCCATCCTGCGGGTGCTCATCACCGACGTGAACGACAACAGCCCCCGCTTCGAGAAGAGCGTGTACGAAGCCGACCTGGCGGAGAACAGCGCCCCCGGCACCCCCATCCTGCAGCTGCGAGCCGCCGACCTGGACGTGGGGGTCAACGGGCAGATCGAGTACGTGTTCGGGGCCGCCACCGAGTCGGTGCGGCGGCTGCTGCGCCTGGACGAGACGTCGGGCTGGCTCAGCGTCCTGCACCGCATCGACCGCGAGGAGGTGAACCAGCTGCGCTTCACCGTCATGGCCCGCGACCGCGGGCAGCCCCCCAAGACCGACAAGGCCACGGTGGTGCTCAACATCAAGGACGAGAACGACAACGTGCCGTCCATCGAGATCCGCAAGATCGGGCGCATCCCGCTCAAGGACGGGGTGGCCAGCGTGGCCGAGGATGTGCTGGTCGACACCCCCATCGCCCTGGTGCAGGTGTCCGACCGCGACCAAGGCGAGAACGGGGTGGTCACCTGCACCGTGGTGGGGGACGTGCCCTTCCAGCTCAAGCCGGCCAGCGACACGGAGGGCGACCAGAACAAGAAGAAGTACTTCCTGCACACCTCGGCCCCCCTGGACTACGAGACCACCCGGGAGTTCAACGTGGTCATAGTGGCGGTGGACTCGGGCAGCCCCAGCCTCTCCAGCAACAACTCCCTGGTCGTCAAGGTCGGGGACACCAATGACAACCCGCCCGTCTTCGGCCAGTCGGTGGTGGAGGTCTACTTCCCCGAGAACAACGTCCCTGGGGAGAGGGTGGCCACGGTGCTGGCGACCGACGCCGACAGTGGGAAGAACGCAGAGCTTGCCTATTCTCTGGATTCCGCCGTGGTGGGGACCTTTGCCATCGACCCCGATTCCGGGGACATCCTGGTCAACACCGTGCTGGACCGCGAGCAGACGGACAGGTACGAGTTTAAAGTTAACGCCAAAGACAAAGGCATCCCGGTGCTGCAGGGCAGCACCACGGTGATCGTGCAGGTGGCTGACAGGAATGACAATGACCCCAAGTTTATGCAGGACGTCTTCACCTTTTATGTGAAAGAAAACTTGCAGCCCAACAGCCCCGTGGGGATGGTCACGGTGATGGATGCTGACAAGGGGCGCAATGCAGAGATGAGCCTCTACATAGAGGAAAACAGCAACATTTTTTCCATCGAAAACGACACAGGGACCATTTACTCCACCATGTCCTTCGACCGGGAACACCAGACCACATACACGTTCAGGGTCAAGGCCGTGGATGGGGGAGATCCTCCCAGGTCGGCCACGGCCACCGTCTCTCTCTTTGTGATGGACGAGAACGACAACGCTCCCACGGTCACCCTTCCCAGAAACATTTCCTACACTTTACTGCCACCTTCGAGTAATGTCAGGACAGTGGTGGCCACCGTGCTGGCAACGGACAGCGACGATGGCATCAACGCAGACCTCAACTACAGCATTGTGGGAGGGAATCCCTTCAAGCTGTTTGAGATTGACTCCACCAGCGGTGTGGTTTCCTTGGTGGGGAAGCTCACCCAAAAGCACTACGGCTTGCACAGGTTGGTGGTGCAAGTGAATGACAGCGGGCAGCCCTCCCAGTCCACCACGACTCTGGTGCATGTGTTTGTCAATGAAAGTGTTTCCAACGCGACTGTGATTGACTCCCAGATAGCCAGAAGTTTGCACACCCCGCTCACCCAGGATATAGCCGGTGACCCAAGTTATGAAATCAGCAAACAGAGACTCAGTATCGTCATTGGGGTGGTCGCTGGGATTATGACAGTGATTCTGATCATCCTAATTGTAGTGATGGCAAGGTACTGCCggtccaaaaataaaaatgggtacGAAGCTGGCAAAAAGGACCACGAGGACTTTTTTACACCCCAGCAGCACGACAAATCTAAAAAGCctaaaaaggacaagaaaaacaaaaaatctaagcAGCCTCTCTACAGCAGCATTGTCACTGTGGAAGCTTCTAAACCAAATGGACAGAGGTATGACAGTGTGAACGAGAAGCTGTCAGACAGCCCAAGCATGGGGCGATACCGATCCGTTAATGGTGGGCCTGGCAGTCCTGACCTGGCCAGGCATTACAAGTCTAGTTCTCCATTGCCCACTGTCCAGCTTCACCCTCAGTCACCAACTGCAGGAAAAAAACACCAGGCCGTACAAGATCTACCACCAGCCAACACGTTTGTGGGAGCAGGAGACAACATCTCAATTGGATCAGATCACTGCTCTGAATACAGCTGTCAAACCAATAACAAGTACAGCAAACAG
- the PCDH7 gene encoding protocadherin-7 isoform X8 produces the protein MLRMRTAGWARGWCLGCCLLVPLSLSLAAAKQLLRYRLAEEGPADVRIGNVASDLGIVTGSGEVTFSLESGSEYLKIDNLTGELSTSERRIDREKLPQCQMIFDENECFLDFEVSVIGPSQSWVDLFEGRVIVLDINDNTPTFPSPVLTLTVEENRPVGTLYLLPTATDRDFGRNGIERYELLQEPGGGGGGGEGRRAGAADSAPYPGGGGNGASGGGGGPGGSRRRADAPEGGGPNPNANPNANANASPSAGAGGRSSVFELQVADTPDGEKQPQLIVKGALDREQRDSYELTLRVRDGGDPPRSSQAILRVLITDVNDNSPRFEKSVYEADLAENSAPGTPILQLRAADLDVGVNGQIEYVFGAATESVRRLLRLDETSGWLSVLHRIDREEVNQLRFTVMARDRGQPPKTDKATVVLNIKDENDNVPSIEIRKIGRIPLKDGVASVAEDVLVDTPIALVQVSDRDQGENGVVTCTVVGDVPFQLKPASDTEGDQNKKKYFLHTSAPLDYETTREFNVVIVAVDSGSPSLSSNNSLVVKVGDTNDNPPVFGQSVVEVYFPENNVPGERVATVLATDADSGKNAELAYSLDSAVVGTFAIDPDSGDILVNTVLDREQTDRYEFKVNAKDKGIPVLQGSTTVIVQVADRNDNDPKFMQDVFTFYVKENLQPNSPVGMVTVMDADKGRNAEMSLYIEENSNIFSIENDTGTIYSTMSFDREHQTTYTFRVKAVDGGDPPRSATATVSLFVMDENDNAPTVTLPRNISYTLLPPSSNVRTVVATVLATDSDDGINADLNYSIVGGNPFKLFEIDSTSGVVSLVGKLTQKHYGLHRLVVQVNDSGQPSQSTTTLVHVFVNESVSNATVIDSQIARSLHTPLTQDIAGDPSYEISKQRLSIVIGVVAGIMTVILIILIVVMARYCRSKNKNGYEAGKKDHEDFFTPQQHDKSKKPKKDKKNKKSKQPLYSSIVTVEASKPNGQRYDSVNEKLSDSPSMGRYRSVNGGPGSPDLARHYKSSSPLPTVQLHPQSPTAGKKHQAVQDLPPANTFVGAGDNISIGSDHCSEYSCQTNNKYSKQMHLHPYITVFG, from the coding sequence aTGCTGAGGATGCGGACCGCGGGGTGGGCGCGCGGCTGGTGCCTGGGGTGCTGCCTCCTCGTGCCGCTGTCGCTCAGCCTGGCGGCCGCCAAGCAACTCCTCCGGTACCGCCTGGCCGAGGAGGGCCCGGCGGACGTCCGCATCGGCAACGTCGCCTCGGACCTGGGCATCGTGACGGGCTCGGGCGAGGTGACTTTCAGCCTCGAGTCGGGCTCCGAGTACCTGAAGATCGACAACCTCACGGGCGAGCTGAGCACCAGCGAGCGGCGCATCGACCGCGAGAAGCTGCCCCAGTGTCAGATGATCTTCGACGAGAACGAGTGCTTCCTGGACTTCGAGGTGTCGGTGATCGGGCCCTCGCAGAGCTGGGTGGACCTGTTCGAGGGCCGGGTCATCGTGCTCGACATCAACGACAACACGCCCACCTTCCCGTCGCCCGTGCTCACGCTCACGGTGGAGGAGAACCGGCCGGTGGGCACGCTCTACCTGCTCCCCACCGCCACCGACCGCGACTTCGGCCGCAACGGCATCGAGCGCTACGAGCTGCTCCAGGagcccgggggcggcggcggcggcggcgagggccGGCGAGCCGGGGCTGCCGACAGCGCCCCCTACCCCGGGGGCGGCGGGAACGGcgcgagcggcggcggcggcggccccgggggctcCAGGAGGCGCGCGGACGCCCCGGAGGGCGGCGGCCCCAACCCCAACGCCAACCCCAACGCCAACGCCAACGCCAGCCCCAGCGCCGGCGCCGGCGGCCGCAGCAGCGTGTTCGAGCTGCAGGTGGCCGACACCCCGGATGGCGAGAAGCAGCCGCAGCTGATCGTGAAGGGGGCGCTGGACCGCGAGCAGCGCGACTCCTACGAGCTGACCCTGCGGGTGCGGGACGGCGGCGACCCGCCGCGCTCCTCCCAGGCCATCCTGCGGGTGCTCATCACCGACGTGAACGACAACAGCCCCCGCTTCGAGAAGAGCGTGTACGAAGCCGACCTGGCGGAGAACAGCGCCCCCGGCACCCCCATCCTGCAGCTGCGAGCCGCCGACCTGGACGTGGGGGTCAACGGGCAGATCGAGTACGTGTTCGGGGCCGCCACCGAGTCGGTGCGGCGGCTGCTGCGCCTGGACGAGACGTCGGGCTGGCTCAGCGTCCTGCACCGCATCGACCGCGAGGAGGTGAACCAGCTGCGCTTCACCGTCATGGCCCGCGACCGCGGGCAGCCCCCCAAGACCGACAAGGCCACGGTGGTGCTCAACATCAAGGACGAGAACGACAACGTGCCGTCCATCGAGATCCGCAAGATCGGGCGCATCCCGCTCAAGGACGGGGTGGCCAGCGTGGCCGAGGATGTGCTGGTCGACACCCCCATCGCCCTGGTGCAGGTGTCCGACCGCGACCAAGGCGAGAACGGGGTGGTCACCTGCACCGTGGTGGGGGACGTGCCCTTCCAGCTCAAGCCGGCCAGCGACACGGAGGGCGACCAGAACAAGAAGAAGTACTTCCTGCACACCTCGGCCCCCCTGGACTACGAGACCACCCGGGAGTTCAACGTGGTCATAGTGGCGGTGGACTCGGGCAGCCCCAGCCTCTCCAGCAACAACTCCCTGGTCGTCAAGGTCGGGGACACCAATGACAACCCGCCCGTCTTCGGCCAGTCGGTGGTGGAGGTCTACTTCCCCGAGAACAACGTCCCTGGGGAGAGGGTGGCCACGGTGCTGGCGACCGACGCCGACAGTGGGAAGAACGCAGAGCTTGCCTATTCTCTGGATTCCGCCGTGGTGGGGACCTTTGCCATCGACCCCGATTCCGGGGACATCCTGGTCAACACCGTGCTGGACCGCGAGCAGACGGACAGGTACGAGTTTAAAGTTAACGCCAAAGACAAAGGCATCCCGGTGCTGCAGGGCAGCACCACGGTGATCGTGCAGGTGGCTGACAGGAATGACAATGACCCCAAGTTTATGCAGGACGTCTTCACCTTTTATGTGAAAGAAAACTTGCAGCCCAACAGCCCCGTGGGGATGGTCACGGTGATGGATGCTGACAAGGGGCGCAATGCAGAGATGAGCCTCTACATAGAGGAAAACAGCAACATTTTTTCCATCGAAAACGACACAGGGACCATTTACTCCACCATGTCCTTCGACCGGGAACACCAGACCACATACACGTTCAGGGTCAAGGCCGTGGATGGGGGAGATCCTCCCAGGTCGGCCACGGCCACCGTCTCTCTCTTTGTGATGGACGAGAACGACAACGCTCCCACGGTCACCCTTCCCAGAAACATTTCCTACACTTTACTGCCACCTTCGAGTAATGTCAGGACAGTGGTGGCCACCGTGCTGGCAACGGACAGCGACGATGGCATCAACGCAGACCTCAACTACAGCATTGTGGGAGGGAATCCCTTCAAGCTGTTTGAGATTGACTCCACCAGCGGTGTGGTTTCCTTGGTGGGGAAGCTCACCCAAAAGCACTACGGCTTGCACAGGTTGGTGGTGCAAGTGAATGACAGCGGGCAGCCCTCCCAGTCCACCACGACTCTGGTGCATGTGTTTGTCAATGAAAGTGTTTCCAACGCGACTGTGATTGACTCCCAGATAGCCAGAAGTTTGCACACCCCGCTCACCCAGGATATAGCCGGTGACCCAAGTTATGAAATCAGCAAACAGAGACTCAGTATCGTCATTGGGGTGGTCGCTGGGATTATGACAGTGATTCTGATCATCCTAATTGTAGTGATGGCAAGGTACTGCCggtccaaaaataaaaatgggtacGAAGCTGGCAAAAAGGACCACGAGGACTTTTTTACACCCCAGCAGCACGACAAATCTAAAAAGCctaaaaaggacaagaaaaacaaaaaatctaagcAGCCTCTCTACAGCAGCATTGTCACTGTGGAAGCTTCTAAACCAAATGGACAGAGGTATGACAGTGTGAACGAGAAGCTGTCAGACAGCCCAAGCATGGGGCGATACCGATCCGTTAATGGTGGGCCTGGCAGTCCTGACCTGGCCAGGCATTACAAGTCTAGTTCTCCATTGCCCACTGTCCAGCTTCACCCTCAGTCACCAACTGCAGGAAAAAAACACCAGGCCGTACAAGATCTACCACCAGCCAACACGTTTGTGGGAGCAGGAGACAACATCTCAATTGGATCAGATCACTGCTCTGAATACAGCTGTCAAACCAATAACAAGTACAGCAAACAG